Proteins found in one Scardovia inopinata JCM 12537 genomic segment:
- a CDS encoding mannose-1-phosphate guanylyltransferase: MVDNVFTGNFENVPAANREYAVQNNHYIPNFYALIPAGGVGSRLWPLSQPDRPKFLYDLTASGKTMLRSTFARLSMVTPQENILVSTGSRHVPAVCAQLPELRPANIVAEPSGRDSMAAIALATAILARRHGDRIIVGSFAADHVVADPAEFARVLAQAAALAEAGYIATIGIRPTNPSTAFGYIHQGQALGSVAGAPDAFAVQEFVEKPDATRAQKYCRTGEYAWNAGMFIMRAKTLLDDLHRLLPRMYDQVSAIARMWDGPQDQKEEALTRIWPQVEKIAFDYAIAEPISRESGVAMVPGDFGWNDIGDFASLSAYVPPVDGDDNRLLAMSDSGCRPRIISLGSTHNLIVVQEDSSLRGSCSSAAGKPDKGETDKEKNGQEKTIALIGMEDMVVVETPEALLIMPKSAAQDVKKISEILKNPPKK, from the coding sequence ATGGTAGACAACGTTTTCACTGGTAATTTCGAGAATGTTCCTGCGGCTAATCGCGAATATGCTGTACAGAATAATCACTATATCCCCAATTTTTATGCACTCATTCCAGCTGGGGGAGTAGGGTCCCGCCTGTGGCCGCTCAGTCAGCCGGACAGGCCTAAGTTTCTGTATGACCTGACTGCCAGCGGCAAGACTATGCTGCGGAGCACTTTTGCTCGTCTGAGCATGGTAACCCCACAGGAAAATATCTTAGTATCCACTGGTTCCCGGCATGTACCAGCAGTGTGTGCCCAGCTGCCAGAGCTTCGGCCAGCCAATATTGTTGCAGAGCCTTCCGGTCGTGACTCCATGGCTGCCATTGCTTTAGCTACGGCAATTTTGGCCAGGAGGCATGGTGACAGGATTATTGTTGGCTCCTTTGCGGCAGATCACGTGGTTGCGGATCCGGCAGAATTTGCCCGGGTACTTGCTCAGGCAGCAGCCCTGGCAGAGGCCGGTTATATAGCGACCATAGGCATCAGGCCAACGAATCCTTCCACCGCTTTCGGCTACATTCACCAGGGTCAGGCGCTGGGGTCTGTTGCTGGTGCGCCAGACGCTTTTGCAGTACAGGAATTTGTGGAAAAGCCGGATGCTACCCGGGCACAGAAATACTGCAGAACCGGGGAGTATGCCTGGAATGCCGGCATGTTTATTATGCGGGCAAAAACTTTGCTGGATGATCTGCACCGGCTTTTGCCCCGCATGTACGATCAGGTGAGTGCAATTGCCCGCATGTGGGATGGCCCCCAGGATCAGAAAGAAGAAGCATTAACCCGAATATGGCCCCAGGTTGAAAAGATCGCTTTTGATTACGCCATCGCTGAGCCAATTTCGCGAGAGTCTGGGGTGGCTATGGTTCCAGGGGATTTTGGCTGGAACGATATTGGTGATTTTGCCTCCCTGTCTGCTTATGTGCCTCCGGTTGATGGGGATGATAACCGGCTGCTGGCCATGTCAGATTCCGGCTGCCGCCCCAGGATCATCAGCCTTGGTTCAACCCACAATCTGATAGTTGTCCAGGAAGACAGCAGCCTACGGGGCAGCTGCTCCTCTGCTGCAGGAAAACCCGACAAGGGGGAAACCGACAAAGAGAAAAACGGCCAGGAAAAAACCATAGCCTTAATAGGCATGGAAGATATGGTTGTGGTGGAAACGCCGGAGGCTCTTTTAATCATGCCTAAATCTGCGGCTCAGGATGTCAAAAAAATATCCGAAATCCTTAAAAATCCACCAAAAAAGTGA